Part of the Pseudobacteriovorax antillogorgiicola genome, CTTCAATTGGGCAACAATCAAGCCATCAACAGGCTTTCTCACGTCGACAACATCGGCCTCAAAGCCATCACCTTTCACAACGCCACGATCACCAACCTGGCCACCGCCCTCAGCGTAAAATGGTGTTTTGTCGAATACGGCTTCGATAAGCTCTCCTGCCTGAGAAAAGAAATCAACGCTGGCCTTGCTATCACCATCGGCTTTAAGAAGTGCAACACAGGTTCCATCTGCTGAAAGTTGATCGTAGCCCTGAAACACAGGGGCTTGGTTCTTACCACGAAGCACTTCAGCCAACTCGTGATAAATCCCATCGACAGCAGCTCCACCGGCACCTTTCCAGTTCTGCCGAGACTGCTCTTTCTGCTTCGCCATAGCCTGCTCAAAACCAGTCTCATCCACACCTAAGCCGCGCTCCTGGCAGATGATTCGCGTAAGGTCAACCGGGAAGCCAAACGTGTCATAGAGCTTAAATGCGACCTCCCCTGAGAGAGTTTTGCCTTTGAGACTACCGATCTCTTCATCGAGTAGGTTTAAGCCCCGTTCTAGAGTCTTAAAAAACTGCTCTTCTTCAGCTTGAACCGCCTTCATAATGAACGATTTCTTGTCGGTTAAGTCTGGATAAGCATCTTTCATCTGCTCAATCACAAACTCACAGATCTTATGTAGGAATGGCTCTTGGAAACCAATATTTTTACCGTAGCGAACCGCACGTCTGATGATTCGGCGCAAGACATAGCCACGGCCTTCATTGGATGGCATCACTCCATCAGCGATCAGGAATGTGGTAGCTCGCCCATGGTCTCCAACAACCCGATAGTTGAACGCATCCTTGGCCTTAGGATCATAGGACTGACCAGCCATCTTCGCAGTACGATTCAAAATATCAATGAAGGCGTCAATTTCGTAGTTCGTATCGGTTTTCTGAATGATGCTAGCAATCCGCTCTAAGCCCATACCAGTATCGACTGAAGGCTTGGGTAAAGGGGTTAAGTTACCGTCCTTATCGCGGTTGTATTGCATAAAGACTAGGTTCCAGAACTCCATATATCGATCGCACTCACAAACGCCGAGTCCACACTCCTCACCGCAAGCATACTGCTCACCGCGATCGATAAACATCTCGCTGCACGGACCACAAGGCCCAACGTCACCCATGGACCAGAAGTTATCCTTCTCACCAAAGCGATAAATTCGCTCTTTAGGAAAGCCCACTTTATTGATCCAGATATCTGCTGCTTCGTCGTCGGTTTCAAAAACCGTAACGTAAATCTTATCGATGGGCAGGTTAAGATGCTTAGTCACAAACTCCCAAGCCATGGAAATCGCATCTTCCTTGAAGTAGTCGCCGAATGAAAAGTTACCCAGCATTTCAAAGAAGGTGTGGTGCCGCGCCGTGAAACCGACGTTTTCCAAGTCATTATGCTTGCCACCCGCCCGAACACATTTCTGACAACTTGTTGCACGGGTGTAGGCCCTCGCTTCATTCCCTAAGAAGGTATCTTTAAATTGATTCATACCCGCATTGGCAAAAAGCAAGCTGGGATCGTTCTGAGGTATGAGCGGCGAGCTTTCAACCACTACATGGTCGTGGCTCGCAAAAAAGTTTAAATACTTGCGTCTAATTTCTGCTACTTTCATTTGGGCCTACACTCCCTGATTAGGCGAATTAATAACTTTGAACCAATTGATACAAACACTGAACCCCTTGTCCACTACCACCACTTTCGCGCAATGCACCCTTGGGCCGGTCCATCCACGAGTAAATATCAAAGTGAGCAAATGACGCTTCTTCGACAAAGGCGTGCAGGAATAGTGCTGCGGTCACTGCACCACCAAAGCCAGAGGTCGAGCAATGATTGATGTCGGCAACGGAGCTTTTCAATTGCGACTTATAGTCGTCAAAAAGCGGCATCTCCCACATTAGATCCCCTGAGCCTTGGGACGATTCTTCGATTTTCTCAACCAAGGCGTCATCGTTGCTGAAAAAGCCTCCCATACCAACGCCAAGCCCCACTTTAACAGCACCAGTCAAGGTAGCCACGTTGATGATAGACTGCGCCTTATGATCTCCAGACTGCTCTGCCGCAAGACTCAAAGCATCAGCAAGAATCAAACGACCTTCAGCATCTGTGTTATGAATTTCGACCGTCTTGCCACTGCGCGCCGTGTAGATATCTCCTGGCCTAAAGGCATTTCCAGCAATGGCATTTTCAGCCATCGGCAGGTAGATATCGATCGCCTTCTTGAGATTGTTATGAACGAGGCCATAGAACATCCCCACAAGTGCCGCCGAGCCGCCCATATCCTTCTTCATATAGCGCATCCCCATGGCTGGTTTGATATCCAAACCACCGGAATCGAAAGTGATACCTTTCCCCACGAACACTAACGGCTTTTGCTTGGACGCTCCCCGAGGCCGGTAGCGGATGTGAACCAAGCGTGGTTTATGCTGAGCAGCGTTGCCAACCGCCTGGATGAGGCCCATATTTTCCCGAGCCAGCTTATTTTCATCCCATACAGTGACTTTGACCCCTGCAAGCCCATCAAAGAGATCTTTTACTGTCTGGCTATATGACTCCGGATAGAGTTCGTTTGGAGGAACGTTAACCAAGTGTCGGGCGAGGTTTGTGCCTACTCCCAGATTCGCCGCCTCATCAACTAGCGCTTTGCTAAAACCATCCCAGTATATCTTCAAATCAGAGCTTTGATTACCCAAAGCCTTACGGAAGGTGTAGGCCGCAAGCTCAGCGCCCACCAAGAGGCCGCGCTTTTCGTCATCACTACAATGCTCACCCACAATCTTAACTTGTTTCACAGCGCTTGATTCAATATCACCTAAGACGGAGCCCATCAGCTCTCTGGCTCGGCTATAGGGGCTTGGTGCAAGACGGCCTCTGTTTCTAGAGTTGATACCCTGGTCACCAACTTGAGGAATTACAACCCATATGATCCCATCATCTGTCACTAGTTTTTGCACCGTTTTTTTGGAGCTAAGTGTTTTAGCTTGGAACGGGCCCACTTCATCTTTAATATCTTCACTTATAGCCTTAAAAGCATCGGCATCGCCGAGGTAGTAAACCGTACCATCGAACTTTTTCAATTTGGCCGTGGCAGCGCTATCTTTTAAGAAGCTCTTGAGCTTCCAACCCATAAGAGCCTGCTTTGTTTTTTTCGATCTCGTACTGGTTTTACTGGTCGACTTGGCCATCTTCTCTCCGTTCACCTGTCATATTGCACATACTCAAGACTCTCGTCTTTCGCGATCCTGGAGACTAGACCAGTCGAAATTGAAAGACAAGACCACGAATTTCCTAAAAAACGATAGATTGAGCAAGCAATTAAAGTTGGCGTGGGTTATGATCCGCGCTTGATGGCCGGAAAGCCACACTGATGTCTTGTTTAGGGAGTCTGTTGGTCTCTAGCTGCCAAATCAACGAGATTGAAGTCCATTTTCGAGAACTTGTGATTTGCAGGAACGGCCATTGTCATTATAAGTGTTCTGAAGGCCCAACTGAAGTGTTGATAGGGATTTCCAGCCTCATATAAGGACTGGAAATTTTAACTTAAATAGATATAGTTATAGTCCGCGACCAAAAGTCCGAAAAAAAGACATGGGAGCAATCTATCCCGAGGAGTATGATAATGCCAAAAGTAGAGATTACGACTGATAATTTAACGCTTGATGTAAACGACGGTTACGCCCTTATCGACATGTGCGAAGACCATGATACATCGATTCTTTTCGGCTGTCGTGACGGAGCCTGTGGCGCCTGTATGGTCAAAGTTGTTAAGGGTGCAGAAAACCTTAGCAAAATGCAGGATGACGAGAAGGATTTCCTAGAAACAATGGCCGCAGAAGAAGACGAACGTCTCGCTTGTCAGTGTAAGGTACATGGTGATGTCGTCCTTGAAGTCTCCGAATAGTCGCCCCCGCAAAAAAGCAGTTAAAAGGGATTTCCGACCGAAGGGTCGTCCCTTTTCTCAAGCCAAACGCCGTGAAATTGCTGAGAAAACCATTCTTAGGCTCCGCGACCTTGATCCAAACCCAAAGTGCGAGCTTTTCTACAAAACTCAGTTCCAACTTCTGGTTTCCGTGGTTTTATCAGCTCAAACTACGGACAAGATGGTGAATCGCGTGATGGAGCCCATCTATCGGGAAGGCTTCACACCTGAGACAGTGGTTTCTTGGGGCCAGGAGGCCTTGCTTGAGAAAATCCGTACCA contains:
- a CDS encoding 2Fe-2S iron-sulfur cluster-binding protein, whose product is MPKVEITTDNLTLDVNDGYALIDMCEDHDTSILFGCRDGACGACMVKVVKGAENLSKMQDDEKDFLETMAAEEDERLACQCKVHGDVVLEVSE
- the alaS gene encoding alanine--tRNA ligase, with product MKVAEIRRKYLNFFASHDHVVVESSPLIPQNDPSLLFANAGMNQFKDTFLGNEARAYTRATSCQKCVRAGGKHNDLENVGFTARHHTFFEMLGNFSFGDYFKEDAISMAWEFVTKHLNLPIDKIYVTVFETDDEAADIWINKVGFPKERIYRFGEKDNFWSMGDVGPCGPCSEMFIDRGEQYACGEECGLGVCECDRYMEFWNLVFMQYNRDKDGNLTPLPKPSVDTGMGLERIASIIQKTDTNYEIDAFIDILNRTAKMAGQSYDPKAKDAFNYRVVGDHGRATTFLIADGVMPSNEGRGYVLRRIIRRAVRYGKNIGFQEPFLHKICEFVIEQMKDAYPDLTDKKSFIMKAVQAEEEQFFKTLERGLNLLDEEIGSLKGKTLSGEVAFKLYDTFGFPVDLTRIICQERGLGVDETGFEQAMAKQKEQSRQNWKGAGGAAVDGIYHELAEVLRGKNQAPVFQGYDQLSADGTCVALLKADGDSKASVDFFSQAGELIEAVFDKTPFYAEGGGQVGDRGVVKGDGFEADVVDVRKPVDGLIVAQLKVTDGSIKVGGKYHQQTDEETRRLTERNHTATHMLHWALRDTLGDHVKQAGSLVNDELLRFDFSHFQSLTNEEIKTIEDKINQRIWSNSPVIHQEMGRDEAVEAGAIAFFGEKYGDVVRVVRVGDFSTELCGGCHVRSTSEINIFKIVAESSIAAGVRRIVAYTSKQAFNYLSAQDHDARLVKDRFKVSSAEEVLGRVEKLVLAEKDLRRQLDELKSQSIANELDALVGQAESVGDCKVLTYLVPEDDQGVKTLRDVSDRVRQKDDSLIVVLGMKQASTGKALLLAAKGKAVAKGFKSGDLIKVLAPHIDGRGGGKPDMAQAGGTKLEGIDKALQEASSEIKKLLS
- a CDS encoding M17 family metallopeptidase; this translates as MAKSTSKTSTRSKKTKQALMGWKLKSFLKDSAATAKLKKFDGTVYYLGDADAFKAISEDIKDEVGPFQAKTLSSKKTVQKLVTDDGIIWVVIPQVGDQGINSRNRGRLAPSPYSRARELMGSVLGDIESSAVKQVKIVGEHCSDDEKRGLLVGAELAAYTFRKALGNQSSDLKIYWDGFSKALVDEAANLGVGTNLARHLVNVPPNELYPESYSQTVKDLFDGLAGVKVTVWDENKLARENMGLIQAVGNAAQHKPRLVHIRYRPRGASKQKPLVFVGKGITFDSGGLDIKPAMGMRYMKKDMGGSAALVGMFYGLVHNNLKKAIDIYLPMAENAIAGNAFRPGDIYTARSGKTVEIHNTDAEGRLILADALSLAAEQSGDHKAQSIINVATLTGAVKVGLGVGMGGFFSNDDALVEKIEESSQGSGDLMWEMPLFDDYKSQLKSSVADINHCSTSGFGGAVTAALFLHAFVEEASFAHFDIYSWMDRPKGALRESGGSGQGVQCLYQLVQSY